The following are encoded together in the Hydractinia symbiolongicarpus strain clone_291-10 chromosome 14, HSymV2.1, whole genome shotgun sequence genome:
- the LOC130625731 gene encoding uncharacterized protein LOC130625731 — protein MKDLEQLDQLITAEEVNTFDNSTHVSNCRRNIKEVLATGKVPTFKQFTSVRDYILTYLCLDNASRTGALANMTTKEFMTGKMENGVYIVSVFNHKTIATSGPATICFTANLYKESSIFFQHFRNRLEGLDDEKGSANNPFFTSWSGNKMSSSMATGQLNSFWNKAVGRSLLRPRLNATLVRKTCVTKTHSLRPELEQQLANLMCHSKEAARRSYFLQEKSKNAAETSRELRSVLRQSGNNVDVSLEDAIEVHFAKEISDGKITLTVVKEKSTLHPSFFNLTSLQLRDKIRYFIM, from the coding sequence ATGAAAGATTTGGAGCAGTTAGATCAGCTCATAACAGCTGAAGAGGTCAACACCTTCGATAATTCAACACACGTATCCAATTGTCGCAGGAATATCAAGGAAGTGTTGGCCACTGGTAAAGTTCCAACATTCAAGCAATTTACCTCTGTTCGAGATTATATCTTAACTTATCTCTGCTTGGATAACGCGTCAAGGACCGGTGCTTTGGCTAACATGACAACCAAAGAGTTCATGACGGGGAAAATGGAAAATGGAGTATATATTGTAAGTGTTTTTAACCACAAAACAATAGCGACGTCGGGACCAGCGACAATTTGCTTCACAGCAAATCTATATAAAGAATCATCGATATTCTTTCAACATTTCCGAAATAGGCTAGAAGGCCTAGACGACGAAAAAGGTTCTGCCAACAACCCGTTTTTTACCAGCTGGAGCGGAAATAAAATGTCTTCTTCAATGGCCACAGGCcagttgaactcattttggaataAAGCAGTGGGAAGGAGTTTGCTGCGACCACGTCTTAATGCAACACTAGTCCGCAAGACGTGTGTCACTAAAACTCATTCTTTGAGGCCAGAGTTGGAGCAACAGTTGGCAAATTTAATGTGCCACTCCAAGGAAGCAGCCAGACGGTCGTACTTTCTGcaagaaaagtcaaaaaatgccGCAGAAACAAGTAGGGAGCTGAGATCTGTCCTACGCCAAAGTGGGAATAACGTTGATGTGTCTCTAGAGGATGCCATTGAAGTGCATTTTGCAAAGGAGATAAGTGATGGTAAAATCACTCTGACTGTCGTGAAAGAAAAGTCAACATTACATCCGAGCTTTTTTAATCTTACCTCACTACAGCTACGAGATAAAATTCGTTATTTCATCATGTGA
- the LOC130625732 gene encoding uncharacterized protein LOC130625732, with protein MPPMKRVKRKENCDEKDLNVTERLCQLIRSGNVAEAKKTFNLWEKSLRSTFPQKRKRKVCTCPVCFQDKTDLVVHLVRVHQITEENAKSYKSGISSNNERKRLANEQRKTKPRFYRKKICSILGCSKVVVRIENHLRETHKIKDNKKFKAALKEAIAFEEFTPKNGLSEDSATSSCSESSEREEENKIMRNG; from the exons ATGCCACCTATGAAACGTGTGAAGCGAAAAGAAAACTGTGATGAAAAG GATTTGAACGTCACAGAAAGATTGTGTCAGTTGATTCGGAGTGGAAATGTAGCTGAAGCCAAAAAA actTTCAATCTATGGGAAAAATCTTTGAGGAGCACTTTTCCACAGAAACGAAAACGAAAAGTGTGCACTTGTCCAGTCTGCTTTCAAGACAAGACTGATTTAGTGGTTCATCTTGTTCGAGTACATCAGATAACGGAAGAGAATGCCAAAAGTTATAAAAgcggaatcagttcaaataacgAGAGAAAAAGATTAGCCAACGAGCAAAGGAAAACCAAACCTCGATTTTACCGGAAAAAGATTTGTTCCATTCTGGGCTGCTCAAAAGTGGTTGTTCGAATAGAAAATCATTTGAGagaaacacacaaaattaaagataacaaaaaatttaaggcTGCTCTGAAAGAGGCCATTGCTTTCGAGGAATTTACACCTAAAAATGGTTTAAGCGAAGATAGCGCGACAAGTAGTTGCAGCGAAAGTAGCGAACGGGAAGAGGAAAACAAGATCATGAGGAATGGTTGA